GACTACACAGGTACGCGGTCCATCATCCGGCTCAATCGCGTAGCCTACGCGCTCATATGCGTCATGGTGAGTTTGGAATGGATAAAGGTGTACACCGCCTAGATCAATCATTTCGTACTTGCCGTACTTTGTTTCTGCCACCCGTTGGAGATCTGATTCAACACCCGAAATCCCTTTCCATTCACCATCTGTTGCCCATACGGGAATGCCGTACTTATTCGCCATTGGAGCCCCTTGATGTGATCCCCGTGAGCGTGGGTTATGAAGATTGCGGCGACCTTATCCGGTCTAATCCCTACTTCCAGCAGGCGCTTCTCGATCTTGGTCTTGGCTATTCCAGCGTCGATGAGGATGGTCTTGCCTGATGTTGTAAGAGCGATGCAGTTACCTGCGGATCCAGAGGCGAGAATATCAACTTTTCATTTCACTCACCCCTTAGATTTATGCGAGTTAATAATGTTTTCCAAACCAATCTCCTTCACCAATTTCTCACCTATGGCATCCTTTACGGAGTCGTTGATGTGCTTCTTTATTGTCTCGCTGA
Above is a window of Paenibacillus wynnii DNA encoding:
- a CDS encoding MBL fold metallo-hydrolase, whose translation is MLASGSAGNCIALTTSGKTILIDAGIAKTKIEKRLLEVGIRPDKVAAIFITHAHGDHIKGLQWRISTAFPYGQQMVNGKGFRVLNQISNGWQKQSTASTK